Proteins co-encoded in one Zygotorulaspora mrakii chromosome 5, complete sequence genomic window:
- the ATS1 gene encoding Ats1p (probable ribosomal frameshifting), with translation MTKIYALGSNGNYQLGIGHCKDIVEPHLSFDASRGNVKRIACGGNHTMLLLEDGSLYGCGDNSRDQLSPNAGCTHWKEWKSIQNDIFKDVACGWDFTAVINEDDEVLTRGSGLKGELGLGNEQRESKEWKRVMTVSNKSKIFATLHNCVVVQPYLSGSKVYGWGSNTKCQLFEPKCRIISRPELTYESEDVVIDYVAMGKDFLIYVDVRGRIVKATGCLPAAFKAEKWAPIENLLVRCMWTSVHILVTKNSTQDTPKGIYSFGNNSHGQLFDEKELELPLDIKAFTTGSEHGIIGYRTDNADRTVVACWGWGEHGNCGKFKNSDSSNSGTPLNEIFSWAKNVNAENIHLFGGCATTWIAQDE, from the exons ATGACAAAGATATATGCACTAGGATCCAACGGCAACTATCAGCTT GGCATAGGTCATTGTAAAGACATTGTAGAGCCTCATTTGTCCTTTGATGCTTCGCGAGGCAACGTAAAGAGGATTGCATGTGGCGGAAACCATACTATGTTGCTGCTGGAAGATGGGAGCTTATACGGTTGTGGCGACAATTCTAGGGATCAACTATCACCGAACGCTGGTTGTACTCATTGGAAAGAATGGAAATCTATTCAAAACgacattttcaaagatgtgGCATGTGGATGGGATTTTACAGCGGTTATAAacgaagatgacgaagTTCTAACAAGGGGAAGTGGCCTTAAGGGCGAATTAGGGTTAGGAAACGAACAACGTGAATCTAAAGAATGGAAAAGAGTGATGACTGTCAGTAACAAATCTAAAATCTTCGCCACATTGCACAATTGTGTAGTTGTTCAACCATATCTCTCTGGGTCAAAAGTTTACGGCTGGGGGAGCAACACTAAATGCCAGTTATTCGAACCCAAATGCCGAATTATCAGCAGGCCTGAGCTGACTTACGAGAGTGAGGATGTGGTGATTGATTATGTGGCCATGGGGaaagattttttaataTATGTTGATGTGAGAGGACGAATTGTCAAGGCTACTGGTTGTCTTCCCGCTGCATTCAAGGCTGAAAAATGGGCGCCAATTGAGAATTTACTAGTGAGATGCATGTGGACATCTGTACATATTTTAGTAACAAAGAATTCAACTCAAGACACACCAAAAGGAATATACTCATTCGGAAATAATAGTCATGGCCAGCTTTTCGATGAGAAAGAACTAGAACTACCCCTAGACATTAAAGCTTTCACCACAGGAAGCGAACACGGCATCATTGGCTATCGGACCGACAATGCTGATCGCACAGTAGTGGCCTGCTGGGGATGGGGCGAACACGGAAACTGtggaaaattcaaaaacagcGACTCTTCAAATTCCGGAACCCCCTTGAACGAGATCTTCTCTTGGGCCAAAAATGTGAATGCAGAGAACATCCACCTGTTTGGCGGTTGCGCCACTACGTGGATTGCTCAAGACGAATAG
- the FUN30 gene encoding DNA-dependent ATPase FUN30 (similar to Saccharomyces cerevisiae FUN30 (YAL019W); ancestral locus Anc_7.80), whose protein sequence is MSDYNDNDVQVPESSSPGPVKNLSSSPLKYSEQDGNSTSTSLLRDKFSFSPGSASLKASNAPDLTPNSGAKGNPDMQLSILADEFPDFSPTLVQAVFKSNSFNLKLARERLERIRDQRKSWSAGGKGTNNKRPGTPQSAPTNRLGSIPNSTSRLSSINAETSSKIVVEKQRTSIFDRYSNVMNQRTRPSMTESLVIDEESLAKLGIASQNNTRGPRKRRLVRANDMDSKRQATHLDKAKQNLMNMKMKKRAGISDEDESDEAAMSGAEDLSGEEYEERTPDINIDDQVLEFLNTAGTSDIADLGEANLEKAEAVISHRPYNSLYAFSQTDFTTEKEQESQKQSQQRKNRRGASQKKESERLLEKINQSIKGYNAIDSLIGRCSSYGKLIASQMKRWGVDMEKAANGDLDFMDVDSDDSDVAVVEEFDESEVSATPTPVPDVTALMSTKHRKRKDSNSDFEEDDDVEVEIDTSEDEDYGQIKRKSTPGRRGRPATRGQVKFFKAKPKLLSPTLQLKDYQQTGINWLNLLYHNHMSCILADDMGLGKTCQVIAFFAYLKQINEPGPHLVVVPSSTLENWLREFQKFCPSLKIEPYYGSQQDRAGLREILERTAGQYDVIVTTYNLAAGNKYDISFLRNCQFNVVVYDEGHMLKNSMSERFNKLMRIQGNFRLLLTGTPLQNNLKELMSLLEFIMPNLFESKKDHLATIFKQRARTTDENKGFNPLLAQEAINRAKMMMKPFILRRRKDQVLKHLPAKHRTIEYCEMVKSQRDIYNAEIKLVMEHKKMVQDGTLPDDPKERAKIQKTSSKNLIMALRKASIHPLLFRALYDDKKLDKMSDAILDEPDYAENGNKQYIKEDMSYMTDFELHKLCCSFPNTLSKYQLKNKEWMDSGKISKLCTILEKIIVQKKEKVLIFSLFTQVLDILEKVLSTLNYKFLRLDGSTQVNDRQSLIDKFYEDESIPIFILSTKAGGFGINLVCANNVIIFDQSFNPHDDRQAADRSHRVGQTKEVTITTLITKDSIEEKIFQLAKNKLDLDTHVSEDDQKSQEMLDTKISGILEDIIFDENSTK, encoded by the coding sequence ATGAGCGACTACAATGATAACGATGTACAAGTTCCCGAGTCATCCTCTCCAGGTCCGGTAAAGAACTTATCCTCATCACCTTTGAAGTATTCGGAACAGGACGGGAATTCAACATCTACTTCTTTGTTGCGGGACAAATTCAGTTTCAGTCCCGGATCAGCTTCTTTAAAAGCAAGTAACGCACCTGATCTCACTCCTAATAGTGGTGCGAAAGGCAACCCCGATATGCAGCTTTCGATCTTGGCTGATGAATTCCCTGATTTTTCGCCAACCCTTGTGCAGGCTGTCTTCAAAtctaattctttcaacCTCAAGCTGGCGAGAGAAAGACTAGAAAGGATACGAGATCAGAGAAAGTCGTGGTCGGCTGGTGGAAAAGGTACAAATAACAAGAGACCAGGTACTCCTCAGTCTGCCCCTACAAATCGACTAGGATCTATTCCAAACTCAACCAGTAGACTTTCCTCCATAAATGCAGAGacttcttccaaaattgtTGTAGAGAAGCAAAGGACGTCGATTTTTGATCGTTACTCAAATGTCATGAATCAAAGAACCCGCCCTTCAATGACTGAATCATTGGTGATAGACGAAGAGTCTCTGGCAAAACTTGGAATTGCGTCACAGAATAACACTAGAGGaccaagaaagagaagactTGTCAGAGCCAACGACATGGATAGTAAGAGACAGGCTACTCATCTTGATAAGGCCAAACAAAACCTAATGAAcatgaagatgaaaaaacgGGCAGGTATCtcggatgaagatgaaagtgATGAGGCAGCTATGAGTGGGGCCGAAGATCTTAGTGGAGAAGAGTATGAAGAGAGGACGCCCGATATCAACATCGACGATCAGGTCctggaatttttgaatacGGCCGGGACCAGTGATATCGCTGATTTAGGTGAAGCTAATTTAGAAAAAGCTGAGGCAGTTATCTCTCATAGGCCATACAACAGTCTTTACGCATTTTCACAAACTGATTTCACCACTGAAAAGGAACAAGAATCTCAAAAGCAATCTCAACAGAGGAAAAATAGAAGAGGAGCTTCTCAAAAGAAGGAAAGTGAACGTCTGCTAGAGAAGATCAATCAAAGTATCAAAGGTTATAATGCGATTGATTCTTTGATAGGCAGATGTTCATCTTACGGTAAGCTTATCGCTTCCCAAATGAAACGGTGGGGTGTTGATATGGAAAAAGCTGCCAATGGAGATTTAGATTTTATGGATGTTGATTCAGATGATAGTGATGTTGcagttgttgaagaatttgatgagTCAGAAGTCAGTGCCACTCCAACTCCAGTGCCAGATGTGACGGCATTGATGTCAACAAAACATCGCAAAAGAAAGGACAGCAATAGTGACTTTGAGGAAGACGATGATGTTGAAGTTGAGATTGACACAAGCGAAGATGAAGACTACGGACAGATAAAGCGTAAATCTACACCCGGTCGTAGAGGAAGACCAGCTACTAGGGGACaagtcaaatttttcaaagctaAACCGAAACTGCTATCGCCAACTTTACAACTTAAGGATTATCAGCAAACTGGTATAAATTGGTTGAATTTGCTTTATCATAATCATATGTCATGTATTCTTGCGGATGATATGGGCTTAGGAAAAACATGTCAAGTgattgcattttttgcctatttgaaacaaataaaTGAACCTGGTCCACATCTCGTTGTTGTTCCTTCTTCCACACTTGAAAATTGGTTAagagaatttcaaaagttttgcCCCAGCTTGAAGATCGAACCTTATTATGGGTCACAGCAGGATAGAGCAGGTTTACGCGAGATCTTAGAAAGAACGGCTGGTCAATATGATGTTATTGTGACCACATACAACCTCGCAGCCGGTAATAAGTATgacatttcatttttaagAAATTGCCAATTCAATGTGGTCGTGTATGATGAAGGTCATATGTTAAAGAATTCGATGTCAGAACGTTTCAACAAATTAATGCGAATCCAAGGTAATTTCCGTTTATTATTGACCGGTACACCATTAcaaaataatttgaaagagcTAATGTCACTTTTGGAATTTATTATGCCGAATTTATTTGAGTCTAAGAAAGATCACTTGGCAACAATTTTCAAGCAACGTGCGAGGACGACAGATGAAAACAAAGGTTTCAATCCCTTGCTAGCACAAGAAGCTATTAATAGAgcaaagatgatgatgaaaccTTTCATATTGAGAAGACGAAAAGATCAAGTGCTAAAACATTTACCCGCAAAACACAGAACCATTGAGTACTGTGAAATGGTTAAGAGTCAGCGTGATATATATAATGCAGAAATCAAATTAGTTATGGAgcataaaaaaatggttcAAGACGGGACTTTGCCGGATGATCCAAAGGAAAGGGCTAAAATACAAAAAACAAGTTCGAAAAATCTCATCATGGCCTTAAGGAAGGCATCGATTCATCCACTTTTGTTTAGGGCACTTTATGACGATAAAAAACTAGATAAAATGAGCGACGCCATCTTGGATGAACCAGACTATGCAGAAAATGGTAATAAACAGTACATCAAGGAAGATATGAGCTATATGACAGATTTTGAGTTGCACAAGCTTTGTTGCAGTTTCCCCAATACGTTATCAAAATAtcagttgaaaaacaaagaatgGATGGACTCAGGGAAAATCAGCAAACTATGCACCATTCTGGAAAAGATAATCGTGcagaaaaaggaaaaggtgttaattttttctcttttcactcAAGTGTTGGATATACTGGAGAAAGTCTTGTCTACGCTAAATTACAAGTTCCTCAGACTGGACGGATCCACCCAAGTCAACGATAGACAGTCATTAATAGATAAATTTTATGAAGATGAAAGCATTCCAATCTTCATTTTATCCACAAAAGCAGGTGGCTTTGGTATCAATCTTGTCTGTGCGAACAACGTGATCATTTTCGATCAAAGTTTTAACCCTCACGACGACAGGCAGGCTGCCGATAGATCTCATCGTGTTGGGCAGACAAAAGAAGTCACAATAACGACGCTGATTACCAAGGACTCTAtagaggaaaaaatattccaACTAGCGAAGAACAAGCTCGATCTCGACACCCATGTCAGTGAGGACGACCAGAAATCCCAAGAAATGCTTGATACGAAGATCAGCGGTATCCTGGAAGACATCATCTTTGATGAGAACAGCACTAAATag